CTGGTGCTCGACCCTAACAACGCCCGGCTGTAAGCCCAGGCGGGCACCACCATCAGCATTGCCGACCGCAACGACTTGGAAGACAACGGCAACTTGGTGCTGCGCACCGGCAGCCAGCTCATTGTGCGCAACAGCGGGACCGTCATCGACGGCACCAGCCTGCGGGCTTCCCAGCCGGTGGTGTTTCCCAACCCGGGCACGGGCACGGCCAGCTTTTCCTGGCCGGCGGCCACGGCTCCCGCATCGCGGGCGGGCTATCGGTACCAGCTCACCGATTTGCAGGACCACGTTGTGCGGCAGGGACGGGTAGAGCCCAGCGGCAATGCCCTGACCGGGCTGGCGCCGGGGGTGTATTTGCTCGTCACGCACGGGCCGGCTGCCCCGGCCCGCACGCAACGGGTAGAGGTACGATAAGGGCCACTTACTTTTCTTTCGCCATGCGCTACTTCCTGTTTTTTCTGCTGTGCCTGCCCCTGGGGGCGCGGGCGCAGGTGCTGCCTTGGCTGCGAGCCTACGGCACCACGGCCAACGAAACCGGCGGTTACGCCGTGCCTATGCCCGGCGGGGGCTACCTACTCGCCGGGCAGCAGCCCTACGCCAACGGCTTTGCCAGCCGCATCTACCTGGTGCGCACCAATGCCGTGGGCGACACGCTGTGGACCAAACGCGTCTCGCCGCCTTACGCTTTATTACCAACTCTTTCAGGGGCGGCGGCCGATGCCAACGGCAACCTGCTGTTAACTGGTTACGAAAACGGAAGAGGCAACCAGACGGGCTTTGCCGTGAAAGTAAATTCTTCCGGCGACACGCTCTGGACTCGCACTTACCGTCCTTTGCTTCAATTGGGTGCTACCGGTCAAAGTTCGGCTCAACCGGCAGTTATCGCAGCAGATGGCCACTATTTGTTCCTAAGAATTGACAGCGATTACTTAACGGGACCTCCCTATGTTGTTTCAACGGTAAATCTGTATAAGGTTAATAGCGCGACAGGGAACGTCATGTGGTCGTTTAATCTCAGCAATTTTTTGACAACTGCGGGCCTAGACATGGCAAACAGATTATATAGCGACCCCGCGGTATCGGGAAGCAGTGTCATAATGCTCATCGAAGGGACATTAGGAGGAAATACTAATGGGGTAAAAGGATATTTACTATTCAATGCTGCCAACGGAACATCGGTGCAGTTTAAAAGGCGTGATGGACTTTATGCCTTAGATAATTACCCAACCGCCGCAGTAGAACGCGACGGCAACATCGTCATGGGCCGGCGCCAGAACATCACCAAAATCACGCCCACTGGCGACACCATTTGGCGCACGGTGGCGCCCAACCGCTACGCCAACCGCAGCTGGGACGCGCGCACCATTGTAGAAGACGCGCAGGGCAGCCTGCTGCTGGCCGGCGACTCTGAGCTTCAGACCGGCGGGGCCGGCGGCAGCAGCAACCAGATTCACCTGGTGCGCTTCACCGGCGCCGGGCGCCTGGTGAGCGACACCATGCTGTTTCGGGCCGGCGACAATTACGCCCGCTCGGCGATGCTGGCGCCCAACGGGCGGGGCCTCGTGTTCAGCGGCTACACCACGGCCGGCCCCCGGGGCGGCTCCGACCTGCTGCTGGGGCTCTACGACGGCTTTCGGCCACTGGCCACCGCCCCGGGCGGGGCGGCGGTGGCCCCGCTGCAGGCCTACCCCAACCCCGTGAGCGGGCCCACCGCTCGGGCCACCGTGGCGCTGCCGGCGGCCACGGCGGGCGGGCGGCTGGTGCTCCACGACGGGCTGGGCCGCTACCTGGGCGCCCAGCCCGTGGCCCCTGGCGCTCGGCAGGCCGCCGTGGAGCTGGCCGGGCGCCCGCCCGGCCTCTACCTGCTGCGCTACGAGCAGGCCGACGGCCGCCGCTACCTCGTGCGCCTGCTGCGCGAGTGAGGCAGGTGCTGGTACTGGCTCCCGAACAGCAACGCCCCGCCGGCTTCGGCGGGGCGTTTTCGTTGCATTCGGAATGAGGCCGAGGGAAAGCAGGTGCCGGCCTGCTACTGCAGCCACGGCAGCCAGCCGCGGCCCTGCCAGTGCAGCCACCCCCACATCAGGGCATCGAACACCAGCAAAAAGCCACCCTGCAGCCACAGCGAGCGGCCAAAGCCGAGGAGGCGGGCCGAGTGGGCTTCGCCGAGCAGGGCCGCGCGGGCGCGCAGGTAGTAACCGGTCATCACGTAAGCCACGTCGAGCCCTGCGTTGAACAGGAACAAGTTTTCGTTGAAAAGCTGGGCCTGCACCACGTCGGCCAGGCGCAGGCCGGCCGGGGCGGTGGGCTGTAGGTGGTAGATGCCCCAGGCAGCCAGCAGGCCGTTCACCAGCGCCCAGCCCACGTTCATGCCGTGGAAGTAGTAGGCGGGCCGGCGCTTGTCGGCGCGCGACAGGTAATGGCCGCTCACCAGCAGGTTGAGCAGCACCCAAGCGGCCAGCACGGCCAGGCCCCGGCCCAGCAGGGCCTCGCGGGCCTGGTGCACGGCCGCCACATCGAGCGCAAGAAACATAGGCGGCTACAGCAAATGAGAAACCCAGGCCGGCGCCAAGGCCGCTAGTGCTTAAAGCCGAGGCCCAGGTACACCTGAAACACCTGGTTGCGGATGTTGTTGTCGGCCACGGTGGCGCCGGACTTGCTGTTGTACTGCAGCACGGTGCCGTCTTTGTAGATTTTGCCCAGGCTCCAGTCGAAGCGGGCGCCCAGCTTGGCAAAGCCCAGGCGGGCTTCGGCGCCGGCAATGGCGCCGTAGTCGAGGCTGTTGTAGCCGCGGTCGGAGAGGCTCACGGTGGCGTCGCCGTCGCGCACGTTGGTGAGCAGCGACACCTGCGGCCCCACGTGAATGCTGAGGGTTTCGGTGAGGTTGCCTACGAACAGGATGGGCAGCTCCAGGTAGTCGAGGCGGGTGTCGCGGGTGGCGGTGCCCAGGTAATCGGTGCGGTAGCCCTTGCGCGAGTACAGCAGCTCCACCATCAGCGAGGCGAAGTTGTTGAAGCCAAACTGCCCGTACACGCCGGCGTGGAAGTCCTTGAGGTTGTCGCGGTTGGTGAACAGGTCGGCGCCCGCGCCCTGGATGCTGGCCAGGTTGTAGCCGCCCTTGATGCCAAAGCCGGTGTTGCGCGACTCGGTGCCGTCGCTGGCGGCATAATCGGTGGAAGAGCCCACGCCGGGGCCCTGCTGGGCGCGCACGGCGGGCGCGGCCGCCAGGGCCAGCGCAAATACGAATACGGCTTTTTTCATGACAATAGAAAGTAAAATGGCCTCATAGCAAACGGCCGTTTGCGCCCAAAGTTGCCCGCGTGGCCTGCCGCATCAGCAAAAAAGGAGGCCCCTTCCGGAACCTCCTTTTTTTGCAAGCCAAACGCTAAGCAGCCGCAAGGCCTTATTGCGTGAAGCCAAAGCCCAGGTACACCTGGAACACGTTGTTGTACACCTTGGCGTCTTTAGCAATCTTGGTCAGGCCCAGGTTGTAGCGGGCGCCCAGGCGGGCCGGGCCGATGCGGTATTCCAATCCGCCCACGCCCGAGAGGTCGAAGCTCTTGAATCCGTTGTCGTTGATGTCGAGGTCTTTGTCGCCCGACACCACTTTGGTCAGCACCGAGGCCTGCGGGCCGATGTGGAAGCTGAAGGCGTCGGTGATGTTGCCCACGTAGAGCACTGGCACCGACAGGTAATCGAGGCGCAGGTTGTCGACGCCGTCGGTGAACTTGGTGCCCTGGCGCGAATACAGCGCTTCTACCTGAATGGAGGAGAAGTCGTTGAACCCAAACTGCCCGTAGAGGCCGGCGTGGAAGGTGTTGGAGCTACTGCGGCCCGAGCCGGCGTCGTCACCGTACACGTTGGCCAGGTTGTAGCCGCCCTTCACGCCAAAGCCGGTGTTGCCCGATTCGGTGGTGGCGCCGCCGGTGTAGTCTTTGGAAGAAAGCGCGCCGCCCGGCGCTGCCTGGGCAAAAGCAGCCGGAGACGAAGCCACGGCGAGCAGCAGAAACAGAAGAATCTTTTTCATGAGTGAAAGAAAGGGGTAAGGGAAAGCAAAAGCTCGGGAAGATGACTATTCCCGCTTGCCCCTATACTTTCCCGGGGCCAGAAAGTTGCCGCGGCTGCGCAGTACGGCCAAATAAAATGACCACCCGGTGCGCTTTGCCAGCCGTCGGGCCTTACCTTTGGGGCCGCGCAGCCGCTAGGCCGCGCGCATTCTGGGGTGTTAGCTCAGTTGGTTCAGAGCGCCACCCTGACACGGTGGAGGTCGATGGTTCGAGCCCATTACACCTCACGGGAAGCCCCTATGCAGCGCGCGTAGGGGCTTTTTCTATGGTTGGCCCCCGGTTTTGCCCCCGGTGCTGGGTTTTTCAAGCGCGTTGGATGGGGTTAGTTGGCGGTGATTCGCAGTTGGACGGGCAGGGCTTTGTGGGCGGCGCATGCACCAGCCCCACGCGGGGGCGCAGGTGGCCGCTTTGAGGGCAACGCACGTACTCGAACACGGCGGTGTAACTGCATTTAATATACCGGATTGGCCGTATCATAGCGGGGGCGCTGCTACTCAGCGTGGCCGTGCTGGCGTAGCGGTTGGTGCATAATGCCGGCGATGAGCTGCGCCAGCGCAACGCCGAACTCCAGCAGCGCAACGCCAACAGCATCTGGGGCAAGCATTGAGGTGCGGGCCGTACTTTCGCGGCCCTTATGGCAGCAGCAACCTACCTCTTCAAAGGCCTCGACGGCTACGCCGGCTTTCGCCACGGCCGGGAATACGAATTGGAGCTGGCTGCGATGGAGCCGAACGATGAGCGGCCCACAGCGGAAATCGTGGTAATTAACCCGGTGTCGCGGCTCTACGCCTACCACCGCAAGGAGGAGTTCAACCTGTTGTGGACCCGCAAATAGAATGGGCTACGGGCGGTTCGCGTTTGAGCTAGGCGCGCCCCGTGCAGTTGCAGCTGGGGCTCGGCTTCCATCAGGTGCAGTGGCACGGGTGGGTGCTGGTGCCCACGCCGGGCGTGCGGCGTCGAGAGGCCGTGTACTGGCTGGGCCCCGCTTTTTGGGACTGCTGCTGGGAGTCGGAACTGTTTGGGCTGGGCCAGCGCCCCGACCACCACAAGACGTAAAACGCTCCGACTACCCGGCCAGGGCGTTTCCGGTTTCAGCTTATCGCCGGGCCTGGCGGGCGCACACGGGGGAGGCAGAAGTCTAAGATGCGCAATTCTTTAACACAATTACCCCCCTCAGCAGGGCTGAAACGCGCCAATACGGTCGCGTTACGGGGATGCACACCACGTTGTCCCGCTTAAGTACCAGTCGCAATTAGCCCAACATTGTCCTTTTGGTGGGGCGAAAGGCAGGTAACCTTTGGGCCTCAACCTTACCCCTTACCAACGCATATGAAAAAGGTAACACTTCCCCTCCGCCGCTTGCTCGGTTTTGCAAGTCTATTGCTTGCCGCAAGCGCTTTGCTGCTTTTCTCGGCGCCAACTTCTACGGCCGGTAGCCCTGCGGCCACGTTTGAAAGCTGCAGGAACATATACACGCTCAACGGCTATTACGAAGTGTGCCGCGAAACGAGTGTGTATATTGACACGGATGACCAATGGATTAACGAGGCTCCGGAAAACAGCACGTGGACATGGCACCCAAATAGCCCGGGCGCCCCCAGCGACCCCATGCCGGGCGCCGGCGGCCCCTGCACCAATTGCACCCCGCCCGCTCCCTGCCCAACGTGCCCGTGCCCACTCAACGACCCTAATTGCCATGATACTCCCACTTTTGACTAATTGGGAGTTTTAATAAAAAAGCCAAAAGCCCAAGCGGATTCGCTTGGGCTTTTGTTTGTAGGAGTTCTTACTGTCAAAGCGCAGGGAGCACGGCATTTCTCTCCGTAACGGATAGGCTGCCGCAGTAGTGAAGGATTTGCGCCCCAGCTAACTGGTAGGGCCGGTATCCACCCAAGCTTCTACTACCTGTTGTACCGAACCTGGGACGGCCGAAAGAATGTCGTACCCTGTGGCGGCCTCGATGGCGTCCACGCTGGTGCGGTAGGTGCTCCACGGACAATACTGGCTCCTAAAACGCAGGTCGCAAGTCATTCCCCTGGGTCATGCAGAAGGCGGAATGCGAGGCATTTTTCACTGCGTTGGGCGACAGCACCAAAGCCAGCAACTACTTTGCCGAGTGCCAAAACGCAGTGGGTACCGCAACCAAGGGCTTTCGGCCCGCTCCTTCACGGGTCGGGTACCCTAGCTTGGCCACCAACGCCATACCACCAATACTTGTCCTGAAGTGGCTGCCCAGGGGCCATGTCGCGCGTTGCGGAACGGGCTCTGCGCAATTAATTATGGAGATGAGATGCAAGAACAGCGCACGTTGCTGGGCGCCCTTGCTACCTTGCTTTCATTATGCTTCAACCTCTCCGCGCGTTTACCTGGGGGCTGACCGGCCTACTCGGCTTCCTTTGCATTGTAGGATTGGGCTTACTGCCCGCGCAGGCCCAGGCGCCGCCCTACACGTGGGCCGCGGGCGTGGGAACAACCTCCCTCGGGCAAGTGGGCACGATAGACCGCCACGATTGCGACGTCACCACCATTGCCACCACCGCCGGCGGACAAACCTACGTGACCGGCAGCTTCAAACGGTCCGTGGAATTTGGCTCCACCACGCTGACCAGCGCCGGCGAGCAGGATATTTTTCTGGCTAAGCTCGATGCTTCCGGCCAGGCCCTTTGGGCCGTGCGCGCCGGCGACCGCGGCGACGATGCGGGCTTCACCGTGACCGTAGACGCGTTAGACAATGTGTACGTGGCCGGGTATTTCCGATATTCAGCCACTTTTGGCGCTTTTGCGCTCAACAGCGGCAGCGCCATTTTGGGCTTTTTGGCTAAATATGACTCCCAAGGCGTGTGCCAATGGGCCACAACCATTCCGCCGGCATTCAACATCACCGCTGTGGCAGTTGACGCCGCCGACAACCTGGTGCTCGCCGGCACCTTCTCAAATACCACGGTGCAGTTTGGCGCAATCACCCTGCAGGGCGTACCCTTGGTTGAAAACGCGTTTGTAGCCAAGCGGAGCGCGCAGGGAAATTGGCTCTGGGCCGTTCGCACCGGAAGCCGCAGCGGACGCGTGGCCCTAGATGCGTCGGGCAACGTGTATTGCACCGGTAATTTCGGCCTGACCAACAACTTTGGTCGTTTCACGCTGACGGCTAATGGCTTGCAGGATGGATTCATCGGCAAGCTGGACCCGGCTGGCAACTGGCTCTGGGTGCGTAGCGCCGGCGGGCCCGGCTATGACTACGCCGGCGGCGTTGGCGTCGACTATGCTGGCAATGTATTGGTTACCGGCGGGTTTGGGCAGCCGTCGGCCACCTTCGACTCCATTACGATACCGAATAGGGGCAACGGCAATTTTGACGGCTACGTGGCCAAGCTCGACCCAAATGGCAACTACTTATGGGCCAATGGGCTAGGTGGCACCGACAACGACGTGACCAGTGATTTGGTGGTAGATGACGACGGCAGTGCCTACGTGGTGGGGTCGTATCAGGACTATGGCATTGGGGCCACGTTTGGCAGCATCGTGATGCCCAATCTGGGCCGGCGGTTTGGCCAGTTTTTCGTGACCAAACTCAGCCCCACGGGCGCCTTCAACTGGGTGGCCACCACCAGCAGCGGCACCTACGACGAGTTTGGGCAGAGCGTGGCCCTGGACCACCGGGGCGGGGTCTACGCGGCCGGCTTTTATGCCGGGCCCAGCATCGGGTTTGGCCCCAACACGCAGGTGGGCAACCCCGGTGCTCATACCGGTTTTCTGGTCAAGATTGGCGACAGTCCCCTGGCGATAGTTGTCGGCTTGTCACCGCCTCAAGGCGCGGCGGGTACCCCCGTCGCAATTCGCGGGGCCCGCCTGGCCGGCACCACGGCGGTTTATTTCAACGGCGTGCCGGCCGCTTCCTTCACGGCTACCTCGCCCACTACGCTCACCGCCATAGCGCCACCCGGCGTCACCACCGGGCCCGTGAGTGTGCAAACAGCCGCCGGCGCGGGCCCGGCGGGCTTGGTTTTTCAGGTGGGCACCGCAACGAGCACCGCCGGCCCCAGAGCGACCAGGCAGGATTTTTGGCCTAACCCCGTGCCGGCAGGGGGCCGGTTGCAGCTGGGAGGGTACGGCAACGGCTCGGCTTCGGTGCCGGTCCAGGCAACGTTATATACCTTATTGGGCCAGGTCATGGCGGTGCGCCGCATTTCGCCAACCGGAGAAGTGGCGGTAGGAGAGGTGCCCAGTGGCAGCTACATCCTGGCCGTGAGTGCGCCTGAAGGCAGGGTATTTCGTTACCCGATTCAGGTTCAGTAAACAGCCGATGATGCGCCCGGCTGGGCTGTTGCGGCGGCTCAGGTCTTTTGAAGTGAGTTCCGGCAGCGAAGACACAAGCAGGCAACGCCCATCTGCACAAAAAAGCCCGTCCGGCAACCGGACGGGCTTTTTTGTGCAGATGGGCCGAGCGAATTACGCGCCCAGCTTCTTTTTCAGGTTAGTGTCCAGCGCTTCCAGGAACTCCTCGGTGTAGAGGTAGTCGCGGCCGTGCTCCACCTTGTTGCCGTGGATGCAGACGGCGAGGTCCTTGGTCATCTTGCCGCTTTCCACGGTTTCGATGCACACTTGCTCCAAGGCGTGGCAGAAATTCACCAGCTCCTGGTTGCCGTCGAGCTTGCCGCGGAACTCCAGGCCGCGCGTCCAGGCGAAGATGCTGGCAATGGGGTTGGTGCTGGTGGGCTTGCCCTTCTGGTGGTCGCGGTAGTGGCGCGTCACGGTGCCGTGGGCGGCTTCGGCCTCCATGGTGTTGCCGTCTGGCGTCACCAGCGTCGAGGTCATCAGGCCGAGCGAGCCGAAGCCCTGGGCCACGGTGTCGCTCTGCACGTCGCCGTCGTAGTTTTTGCAGGCCCACACGAAGTTGCCGTTCCACTTCAGCGCCGAGGCCACCATGTCGTCAATCAGGCGGTGCTCGTAGGTGATGCCGGCAGCCTGGAACTTGGCCAGGTAATCGGCTTCGTAAATCTCCTGGAAGATGTCCTTGAAGCGGCCGTCGTACTTCTTCAGGATGGTGTTTTTGGTGCTCAGGTACAGCGGCCAGCCCTTCATCAGGGCCTGGTTGAAGCAGGCGTGGGCAAAGCCGCGGATGCTTTCGTCGGTGTTGTACATGGCCAGGGCCACGCCGTCGCTCTTGAAATTGAACACTTCAAACGACTGCGCCTCGCCGCCGTCTTCGGGCTGGAAAGTGATGGTGAGCTTGCCCTTGCCTTTGGTCACGAAGTCCGTAGCGCGGTACTGGTCGCCGAAGGCGTGGCGGCCAATGCAAATCGGAGCCGTCCAGTTGGGCACCAGGCGGGGCACGTTCTGCATCACGATGGGCTCGCGGAACACCGTGCCGTCCAGGATGTTGCGGATGGTGCCGTTCGGCGACTTCCACATCTGCTTCAGGTTGAACTCCTTCACGCGCTCCTCGTCGGGGGTGATGGTGGCGCACTTGATGCCCACGCCGTACTGCTTGATGGCGTTGGCCGCGTCGATGGTCACCTGGTCGTTGGTTTCGTCGCGGTATTCAATGCCCAGGTCGTAGTACTTGATGTCGAGGTCGAGGTAGGGCGTAATCAGCTTGTCTTTGATAAACTTCCAGATGATGCGCGTCATTTCGTCGCCATCGAGCTCCACTACGGGGTTGGCTACTTTGATTTTGGTCATGAACTTGGGGAGGTTAAAAAGAAATAATGGGCGTGTAAGTCGAGGAAAGCCGCTGTTCCGGTGGGCCCGGTTTGGCAGCGGGGCCCAAAGGTAGCAGCGCCGGAAAGCTATTACCCCCTGTTGGCCCCGAAATCACACAATGGTTTGTGTAGCGCCAACCCGCGCGCCACGAGGGCAGTGGGAGTGGCCGGCAGCCCGCCCCCCGGCCATTGCGGCGCTTACTTTGTTGCCGCATGATGCTGCCCATTGCCTTCGCGCCCACCTACGCCCACCCGCTGCCCAGCGGCCACCGGTTTCCCATGCTCAAGTACGAGCTGCTGCCCGAGCAGCTGCTGCACGAAGGCACGGCCACCGAGGCCGACTTCTTCACGCCTCAGCCGCCGCCCGACGCCGACGTGCTGCGGGTGCACGACGCCGACTACTACCAGCGCCTGCGCCG
This DNA window, taken from Hymenobacter sp. 5317J-9, encodes the following:
- a CDS encoding porin family protein is translated as MKKAVFVFALALAAAPAVRAQQGPGVGSSTDYAASDGTESRNTGFGIKGGYNLASIQGAGADLFTNRDNLKDFHAGVYGQFGFNNFASLMVELLYSRKGYRTDYLGTATRDTRLDYLELPILFVGNLTETLSIHVGPQVSLLTNVRDGDATVSLSDRGYNSLDYGAIAGAEARLGFAKLGARFDWSLGKIYKDGTVLQYNSKSGATVADNNIRNQVFQVYLGLGFKH
- a CDS encoding porin family protein, which produces MKKILLFLLLAVASSPAAFAQAAPGGALSSKDYTGGATTESGNTGFGVKGGYNLANVYGDDAGSGRSSSNTFHAGLYGQFGFNDFSSIQVEALYSRQGTKFTDGVDNLRLDYLSVPVLYVGNITDAFSFHIGPQASVLTKVVSGDKDLDINDNGFKSFDLSGVGGLEYRIGPARLGARYNLGLTKIAKDAKVYNNVFQVYLGFGFTQ
- a CDS encoding NADP-dependent isocitrate dehydrogenase, coding for MTKIKVANPVVELDGDEMTRIIWKFIKDKLITPYLDLDIKYYDLGIEYRDETNDQVTIDAANAIKQYGVGIKCATITPDEERVKEFNLKQMWKSPNGTIRNILDGTVFREPIVMQNVPRLVPNWTAPICIGRHAFGDQYRATDFVTKGKGKLTITFQPEDGGEAQSFEVFNFKSDGVALAMYNTDESIRGFAHACFNQALMKGWPLYLSTKNTILKKYDGRFKDIFQEIYEADYLAKFQAAGITYEHRLIDDMVASALKWNGNFVWACKNYDGDVQSDTVAQGFGSLGLMTSTLVTPDGNTMEAEAAHGTVTRHYRDHQKGKPTSTNPIASIFAWTRGLEFRGKLDGNQELVNFCHALEQVCIETVESGKMTKDLAVCIHGNKVEHGRDYLYTEEFLEALDTNLKKKLGA
- a CDS encoding IPT/TIG domain-containing protein, producing MLQPLRAFTWGLTGLLGFLCIVGLGLLPAQAQAPPYTWAAGVGTTSLGQVGTIDRHDCDVTTIATTAGGQTYVTGSFKRSVEFGSTTLTSAGEQDIFLAKLDASGQALWAVRAGDRGDDAGFTVTVDALDNVYVAGYFRYSATFGAFALNSGSAILGFLAKYDSQGVCQWATTIPPAFNITAVAVDAADNLVLAGTFSNTTVQFGAITLQGVPLVENAFVAKRSAQGNWLWAVRTGSRSGRVALDASGNVYCTGNFGLTNNFGRFTLTANGLQDGFIGKLDPAGNWLWVRSAGGPGYDYAGGVGVDYAGNVLVTGGFGQPSATFDSITIPNRGNGNFDGYVAKLDPNGNYLWANGLGGTDNDVTSDLVVDDDGSAYVVGSYQDYGIGATFGSIVMPNLGRRFGQFFVTKLSPTGAFNWVATTSSGTYDEFGQSVALDHRGGVYAAGFYAGPSIGFGPNTQVGNPGAHTGFLVKIGDSPLAIVVGLSPPQGAAGTPVAIRGARLAGTTAVYFNGVPAASFTATSPTTLTAIAPPGVTTGPVSVQTAAGAGPAGLVFQVGTATSTAGPRATRQDFWPNPVPAGGRLQLGGYGNGSASVPVQATLYTLLGQVMAVRRISPTGEVAVGEVPSGSYILAVSAPEGRVFRYPIQVQ